AAACGTTGATAAGGACGTCGATTGTTCGAGTGCCGGCAGCAGCACCGACGGAAAAACGGAGATTGTCGATGAGTGACGACTGTCGGTCGAATCTGGCGCGAAGAGAAGGTAGTCGAAACCGAGGCAGTTGGGTTGAGACGAGGCCGTCGTCGATTAGTCGGACCAGGACGTCTCGTTGCCGCGGATGCGGTCGAACGCAGACTCGAACTCGCCGTCTTCTTCGACGGTGTCTTCCCACTCTTCGAGGCCGCGTTCGACGCGAGTTCCCTGAATGGTGTTGTCGAAGAAGAACGCGAACAGGCCACCGACTGCCATGCCCGTCGAACCGATGACGAAGATGGTGTCGGCGATGAGTTGCGTCCCGAGGATACCGCCAACGACTGCGACCTGACTCATCCCCTGCCGGAAGGCTTCAGCACTGCCGACGTTGCCCATGTACGCTGGGATTGCGAGTCCAGCGAACATGGCGACGCCGATGATGAAGATGTTGCGCGAGGAGTCGAGGTCGACGTACTTCAGGTTCGAGAGGCCGACAGCGACGATTTGGCCGAACATGGCGATGTACAGGCCACCGACGATGGGGCCGGGAATCGTCGCGATGAGTTGCCCGAAGTAGCCGACGAAGCCCATGACGAGCATCAGCGCAGCACCGACCTGCACGACGTAGCGAGACGCGACGCCCGTGAGACCGATTGCACCGATGTTCTCGGAGTACGAGGTCGACCCACTGCCGCCCATCGTCGCGGAGAAGATGTTCATCAGGCCTTCCATGCCGATGCCGTGGTTGATGCGGCGCTTCGACGGTGCACCGACACCCGACAACCGGGCGACGGCGTGGTAGTCACCGAAGGACTCGACCATCGAGGCGGCGACGCCGGCGAGCATGCCGATGATGAACGAGGTGGTGAACTGCGGGATACCGAAGGCGACAGCACCCACGACGGGGAGCGCGACTTCCATCGTTCCAGCACCGCCTGCGAAGCCCCACTGGAAGGGGTAGATAGGCATGACTGCCGGTGCGGTGAGGACCGACTGGAAGTTGACGTACCCCGGTGCACCCGCGGCGATGACGCCCGTGACAGACAGAATCGCCGCCACGATGTAGGAGACGAGGACACCGAGGAGCACGGGGAAGAGTTTGAACGCCGAGTGAGTGGTGTCGAGGTACTGCGAGAAGAGGACGATGAGTGCCAGCGTCAAGCCGAGCAACCACCAGTTGTTGGTGGCCGACGTGACCTGTGGGACGCTGAACAGCGACAGACCGATGAGCGCGATGGTCGGCGCGATGACGACCGGCGAGATGAACTTCCGGAGGCGTCCGAGCAAGCCGAAGTAGCCGACGAGGACTTCGACGCCCGCCGCGACGATGATGGCGCCCTGAAGTTGGAGCAACGCACTCTGCCACGCGACTCCTGCTGGGTCGGTGGCTTTCACGACGCCGATGACGGCGATTGCCGGTGCGAGCATCGAGAACGGTGCCCCCTGCACGATTGGGTAGCGGTTCCCGAACGTCGTCTGCATCAACGTCGCGATGCCGGAGACGACGAAGAACGTCCCGACGAAGCGTGGGACGACGTCGCCGGGCATTCCGAGGACTCCAGCGAGAATGAGGGGAACAGCGATGTTTGCGCCCACCATCGTGAGATAGTGTTGGGCGCCGAGAAGGAGAGCGGTTGGGAGGGGTGGTTTGTCGTCGATACCGTACTGCACGAATGAAGAGGGTGATGAGTCGTCCGTCACGACCATCCCCCCGTATGCGGCGGTTTTCTCCCGAGCATGGTTGTTCCAGCATTCCACTGGTGGTATATATGTCCTACTTTTTCGTGTGACCGGGGCACAACGACTATATTTCACCGTTTTGACTGTTGGCCCATGTTCGACCGACAGTCCTCTCAGAACTCGGCCCGCGACCGGTGGCTCATCGGGTGGGCACTCGGCTACGCCGCCGTCGGTGCATCGTCACTCGTCGTTCCACTCTACGCCATCGAGTTGGGTGCGAGCGCCCTCTTCGTCGGTCTCATCGCGGCCACCGCGGCGTTTGCCGGGGCACCCGGTGCGATACTCTGGGGCCGACTCGCGACCCGAGCGAAACGCAGACGTCCGTTCGTTCTCGTCGCACTCATCTCGACGGCCGGCGTGCTCGGACTACTCACCGCCGTCGACTCACCGACAGCAGTCCTCGCCGCAAATACGCTCCTGTGGTTCGTCGTCGCGGCCGCTGCGCCCGTGTTGAACCTCATCGTCGTCGAAGGCGTACCCTCGCATCGGTGGGACCAACGGTTCGGCGTTCTCAACCACTATCAGGGCTACGGCTGGTTGGGTGGCCTCGTCGTCGGCGCAGTCTGGTCGGCGCTCGCGCCACGACTGCTCGGCCTCGACGCACTCGCCGTCCAACGATGGTTCCTCCTGATTTCGGCAGTTGCCGCCGCGGTCGGAGCAGTCTTGGTTCGAGTGTGGTACCCCGAACACTCCACGGTGTCTGCCGAGAGATTCGCGCGTCTCTCAGCGGGAATCCGCCGACAAAGTGGCCTCATCGGGCGCTCGGTCAGGGCGGTTCCGTACGGTCCATCACGGATGTACTGGGCGCTGCACGGACTGGACCTCTCGGAACTACGGACTCGTGTGAACCCAACCTTGCTTCGGTACCTCGCGGCCGCGACGCTCTTTTTCGTCGGGTTCTCCGTCTTCTTCGGCCCACTCCCTGCGTATCTCATCGCTG
The genomic region above belongs to Haloferax marinisediminis and contains:
- a CDS encoding uracil-xanthine permease family protein, translated to MVVTDDSSPSSFVQYGIDDKPPLPTALLLGAQHYLTMVGANIAVPLILAGVLGMPGDVVPRFVGTFFVVSGIATLMQTTFGNRYPIVQGAPFSMLAPAIAVIGVVKATDPAGVAWQSALLQLQGAIIVAAGVEVLVGYFGLLGRLRKFISPVVIAPTIALIGLSLFSVPQVTSATNNWWLLGLTLALIVLFSQYLDTTHSAFKLFPVLLGVLVSYIVAAILSVTGVIAAGAPGYVNFQSVLTAPAVMPIYPFQWGFAGGAGTMEVALPVVGAVAFGIPQFTTSFIIGMLAGVAASMVESFGDYHAVARLSGVGAPSKRRINHGIGMEGLMNIFSATMGGSGSTSYSENIGAIGLTGVASRYVVQVGAALMLVMGFVGYFGQLIATIPGPIVGGLYIAMFGQIVAVGLSNLKYVDLDSSRNIFIIGVAMFAGLAIPAYMGNVGSAEAFRQGMSQVAVVGGILGTQLIADTIFVIGSTGMAVGGLFAFFFDNTIQGTRVERGLEEWEDTVEEDGEFESAFDRIRGNETSWSD
- a CDS encoding MFS transporter, whose product is MFDRQSSQNSARDRWLIGWALGYAAVGASSLVVPLYAIELGASALFVGLIAATAAFAGAPGAILWGRLATRAKRRRPFVLVALISTAGVLGLLTAVDSPTAVLAANTLLWFVVAAAAPVLNLIVVEGVPSHRWDQRFGVLNHYQGYGWLGGLVVGAVWSALAPRLLGLDALAVQRWFLLISAVAAAVGAVLVRVWYPEHSTVSAERFARLSAGIRRQSGLIGRSVRAVPYGPSRMYWALHGLDLSELRTRVNPTLLRYLAAATLFFVGFSVFFGPLPAYLIAAGRSADEVFILFVLSSLGSALSYARVGSLTTTHDSRELQVGALATRGLAFPLVAVVGTRLTAGTSFLVLGATFLVIGVTWAVIAVTATGIVTRLASDRIRGDALGAYTALASLGGGIGAALGGVVATSFGYVTAFALAGGIVVTALVVVWSSGEKSVRGQLLSTQ